One genomic segment of Microbacterium maritypicum includes these proteins:
- a CDS encoding thiamine pyrophosphate-dependent enzyme, whose product MLHTDLLPRDTAVQLIDQSGAPVVDDRYALPDTDTLLAAYRGLVEGRRINDQAGALVRQGRLAVYPSSHGQEACQVGAAMVLGSTDWLFPTYRDSVAVIARGVEPADAMVLLKGDWHSGYDVRAHRVAPQATPLATQLLHAVGFAQAAKHRGEDTVVLALCGDGATSEGDFHEAMNFAAVFHVPVVFFVQNNEFAISVPLARQTAAPSLAHKAVGYGMPGQRVDGNDVAAVLTVLGDAVSRARAGGGPSLIEAHTYRMQAHTNADDDTRYRERDEVQAWVARDPLVRLRAHLTSTGALDAEAEERFAAGAEEIATAMRAALNTDADLDPEDLFRFVTETRAPQLDEQWHLLRDEIERSGLADAGSTLNGGHR is encoded by the coding sequence ATGCTGCACACCGACCTGCTCCCGCGAGACACCGCGGTGCAACTGATCGACCAGAGCGGAGCGCCGGTCGTGGACGACCGGTACGCGCTCCCCGACACCGACACCCTCCTGGCTGCCTACCGCGGGCTCGTCGAGGGCCGACGCATCAACGATCAGGCCGGAGCCCTGGTGCGCCAGGGGCGCCTCGCCGTCTACCCGTCGTCGCACGGCCAGGAGGCCTGCCAGGTCGGCGCCGCGATGGTTCTCGGCTCCACCGATTGGCTGTTCCCGACCTATCGCGACTCGGTCGCCGTGATCGCTCGCGGGGTCGAGCCCGCCGACGCCATGGTCCTCCTCAAGGGCGACTGGCACTCGGGGTACGACGTGCGCGCGCATCGCGTCGCCCCGCAGGCCACGCCGCTCGCCACGCAGCTGCTGCATGCGGTCGGCTTCGCCCAGGCCGCGAAGCATCGGGGCGAGGACACCGTGGTGCTCGCCCTCTGCGGCGACGGTGCGACCAGCGAGGGCGACTTCCACGAGGCGATGAACTTCGCCGCGGTGTTCCACGTCCCCGTCGTCTTCTTCGTGCAGAACAACGAGTTCGCGATCTCGGTCCCGCTCGCGCGGCAGACGGCGGCCCCCTCCCTCGCCCACAAGGCCGTCGGCTACGGGATGCCGGGACAGCGCGTCGACGGCAACGACGTCGCCGCGGTCCTCACCGTGCTCGGCGATGCCGTGTCTCGCGCCCGTGCCGGCGGGGGCCCGTCCCTCATCGAGGCGCACACGTATCGGATGCAGGCGCACACCAACGCCGACGACGACACCCGCTATCGCGAGCGCGACGAGGTGCAGGCCTGGGTCGCCCGTGATCCGCTGGTGCGACTGCGCGCACACCTCACCTCCACCGGCGCACTCGACGCCGAGGCCGAGGAGCGCTTCGCGGCGGGCGCGGAGGAGATCGCGACCGCGATGAGGGCCGCCCTGAACACCGATGCCGACCTCGATCCCGAAGACCTGTTCCGCTTCGTGACCGAGACCCGAGCCCCGCAGCTCGATGAGCAGTGGCACCTGCTGCGTGACGAGATCGAGCGCTCCGGTCTCGCCGATGCCGGAAGCACCCTGAACGGAGGCCACCGATGA
- a CDS encoding Lrp/AsnC family transcriptional regulator, whose amino-acid sequence MVALDETDRAILEELRRDARASMTAIADAVHISRAGAHARIKRLTDAGVIMGYSVRTDPVLLGHHASAYVTLAIEQATWQAVSERLRSIPEIEHMALVGGDFDVILLVRANDARDLRRIVLEDIQAIPSIRSTRTTLIFEDYPRN is encoded by the coding sequence ATGGTCGCTCTGGACGAGACGGATCGCGCGATCCTCGAGGAGCTGCGCCGTGACGCGCGGGCATCGATGACGGCGATCGCGGACGCGGTGCACATCTCCCGCGCCGGCGCCCATGCGCGGATCAAGCGCCTGACCGATGCCGGCGTCATCATGGGGTACTCCGTGCGCACCGATCCCGTGCTCCTCGGGCACCACGCCAGCGCGTATGTGACCCTCGCGATCGAGCAGGCGACGTGGCAGGCCGTGAGCGAACGGCTGCGCTCGATACCCGAGATCGAGCACATGGCGCTGGTCGGGGGCGACTTCGACGTGATCCTGCTGGTGCGGGCGAACGATGCTCGCGATCTGCGTCGCATCGTGTTGGAGGACATCCAGGCGATCCCGTCGATCCGCTCGACGAGGACCACGCTCATCTTCGAGGACTACCCCCGCAACTGA
- a CDS encoding aldehyde dehydrogenase family protein, giving the protein MSDSAASAAAALLDRIQALEGAGREIPDAATREVIGRAPVATVDDLDDAIARAKAAQPGWEALGHEKRSALLLAAADAIDANAEGLAHLLSREQGKPLNGPNARFELGACSAWLRTNATTVLESQVLVDDDTMHAELVYKAAGVVGAIGPWNWPLMITIWQIGPSLRMGNTVVAKPSEYTPLSVLAMIAVMNEVLPDDVLIGVSGDREVGARLSSHPDIDKIMFTGSTATGRRIIESSAGNLARLTLELGGNDAGIVLPGTDAAAIAEDLFWGAFINTGQTCAAMKRLYVHDSVYDDVVDALAAIAGSVPMGNGLDEGNVLGPLQNRPQFDIVSRLVEDAKSRGARIVTGGEAAPELGELFYRPTIVADIDNDAALVQEEQFGPALPVIRYTDVDEAFAWANAVDVGLGASVWASDPEAARDAASRMQSGTVWINSHGGLHPMVPFGGVKSSGYGLEFGVEGLKSVAVTQVVSGPARKA; this is encoded by the coding sequence ATGTCCGATTCCGCAGCTTCCGCAGCCGCAGCGCTGCTCGACCGCATCCAGGCGCTCGAGGGTGCCGGCCGCGAGATCCCGGATGCCGCGACCCGCGAGGTCATCGGCAGAGCACCCGTCGCCACGGTCGACGACCTCGACGACGCGATCGCGAGGGCGAAGGCCGCGCAGCCGGGCTGGGAGGCGCTCGGGCACGAGAAGCGCAGCGCGCTGCTCCTCGCCGCGGCCGACGCGATCGACGCCAACGCCGAAGGCCTCGCCCATCTGCTCTCCCGCGAGCAGGGCAAGCCGCTCAACGGCCCGAACGCCCGCTTCGAGCTGGGTGCCTGCTCGGCGTGGCTGCGCACCAACGCCACCACGGTGCTCGAGTCGCAGGTGCTCGTCGACGACGACACCATGCACGCCGAGCTCGTCTACAAGGCCGCGGGCGTCGTCGGCGCGATCGGTCCCTGGAACTGGCCGCTGATGATCACGATCTGGCAGATCGGTCCGTCGCTGCGCATGGGCAACACGGTCGTGGCCAAGCCGAGCGAGTACACGCCGTTGAGCGTGCTCGCGATGATCGCGGTGATGAACGAGGTGCTGCCGGACGACGTGCTGATCGGCGTCTCCGGCGACCGCGAGGTGGGTGCTCGACTGTCGTCGCACCCCGACATCGACAAGATCATGTTCACCGGCTCGACCGCCACCGGCCGCCGCATCATCGAGAGCTCCGCCGGCAACCTGGCCCGTCTCACCCTCGAGCTCGGCGGCAACGATGCGGGGATCGTGCTGCCGGGCACGGACGCCGCCGCCATCGCGGAGGATCTGTTCTGGGGCGCGTTCATCAACACGGGTCAGACCTGCGCGGCGATGAAGCGTCTGTACGTGCACGACTCCGTCTACGACGACGTCGTCGATGCGCTGGCGGCGATCGCCGGTTCCGTGCCGATGGGCAACGGCCTCGATGAGGGCAATGTGCTCGGGCCGCTGCAGAACCGTCCGCAGTTCGACATCGTCAGCCGCCTGGTCGAGGATGCGAAGAGCCGCGGCGCGCGCATCGTCACCGGTGGCGAGGCGGCGCCCGAGCTCGGCGAGCTCTTCTACCGGCCCACCATCGTCGCCGACATCGACAACGATGCGGCGCTGGTGCAGGAGGAGCAGTTCGGCCCCGCGCTCCCCGTGATCCGCTACACCGACGTGGACGAGGCATTCGCCTGGGCGAACGCGGTCGATGTGGGTCTCGGAGCCTCCGTGTGGGCGAGCGATCCCGAGGCGGCGCGCGATGCGGCGTCGCGGATGCAGTCCGGAACGGTGTGGATCAACTCCCACGGCGGACTGCACCCGATGGTGCCGTTCGGCGGTGTCAAGAGCTCGGGCTACGGCCTGGAGTTCGGCGTCGAGGGCCTCAAGTCCGTCGCCGTCACCCAGGTCGTCTCCGGCCCCGCCCGGAAGGCCTGA
- a CDS encoding GMC family oxidoreductase encodes MRSVIVVGAGTSGAIIARRLSDAGVDVTLIEAGGYDTNPAIHDPSRAGELWHSAEDWDFFTVPQEHAGGRRLHLPRGKVTGGSHALNAMIWVRGAASDYDAWERAGATGWGWSEVEPVYQAIENDLLPVTDDYPLSPIQASIIDAAVQEGLPHNPDYNGGVLDGVSQEQVTMRDGRRVNTWTAYAQPVAERMTIRTGVEVHSVIVRDGRAVGVRLGEGEGAEEVFADDVILSAGAIGSPVILLRSGIGPAADLAALGIPVVHDAPGVGANLHDHLLSPVIFTTRRPVGPPQPGVSVTQTHLFWRSRDDLAEPDTQPIHFSVPMWGELDPRGDDGFTLMAGLVTPHSRGRLTLSGPGLADPPLIDLAALQDDRDVAALAASVRQCRRIGARPALGEEWGAIEAYPGPEIADDEVEDWVRRTAITYHHQVGTCRMGSDPEAVVDARLRVQGVEGLHVMDASVIPTVPTGNTNAPAALIGERGARFLLED; translated from the coding sequence ATGCGCTCCGTCATCGTCGTCGGCGCAGGGACCTCGGGTGCGATCATCGCACGACGCCTGAGCGACGCGGGGGTCGATGTGACCCTCATCGAGGCCGGCGGCTACGACACGAACCCCGCCATCCACGATCCGTCCCGTGCGGGGGAGCTGTGGCATTCCGCCGAGGACTGGGACTTCTTCACCGTTCCGCAGGAGCACGCGGGCGGGCGCCGACTGCACCTCCCGCGAGGGAAGGTGACGGGCGGATCGCATGCCCTCAACGCCATGATCTGGGTGCGCGGCGCCGCCTCCGACTACGACGCGTGGGAACGCGCGGGGGCCACCGGGTGGGGCTGGTCCGAGGTGGAGCCGGTGTATCAGGCGATCGAGAACGATCTGCTGCCCGTGACCGACGACTACCCCCTCTCGCCGATCCAGGCGTCGATCATCGACGCCGCGGTGCAGGAGGGCCTGCCGCACAACCCCGACTACAACGGGGGAGTGCTCGACGGCGTCTCGCAGGAGCAGGTCACGATGCGGGACGGGCGCCGTGTCAACACCTGGACCGCCTACGCGCAGCCGGTGGCCGAGCGCATGACGATCCGCACCGGCGTCGAGGTGCACTCGGTGATCGTGCGCGACGGCCGAGCGGTCGGCGTGCGCCTGGGGGAGGGCGAGGGTGCGGAGGAGGTGTTCGCCGACGACGTGATCCTCTCCGCCGGGGCGATCGGTTCCCCCGTGATCCTGCTGCGCTCGGGGATCGGCCCCGCGGCGGATCTCGCCGCGCTCGGGATCCCGGTCGTGCACGATGCGCCCGGTGTCGGCGCCAACCTCCACGACCACCTCCTCTCACCCGTGATCTTCACCACCCGTCGTCCCGTCGGGCCCCCGCAGCCGGGGGTGTCCGTCACCCAGACGCATCTCTTCTGGCGAAGCCGCGACGATCTGGCAGAGCCCGACACGCAGCCGATCCACTTCTCCGTGCCCATGTGGGGCGAGCTCGACCCTCGTGGTGACGACGGGTTCACGCTGATGGCGGGCCTGGTGACGCCGCACAGTCGTGGGCGTCTGACGCTGTCCGGCCCTGGTCTGGCCGACCCGCCCCTGATCGATCTCGCCGCGCTCCAGGACGATCGGGACGTGGCCGCGCTGGCCGCATCCGTGCGTCAGTGCCGTCGCATCGGTGCGCGTCCTGCGCTGGGCGAGGAGTGGGGGGCGATCGAGGCGTACCCCGGTCCCGAGATCGCCGACGATGAGGTCGAGGACTGGGTGCGTCGCACGGCCATCACCTACCACCACCAGGTCGGCACCTGTCGGATGGGGTCCGACCCCGAGGCCGTGGTCGATGCCCGTCTGCGCGTGCAGGGGGTGGAGGGGCTGCACGTCATGGACGCCTCGGTCATCCCGACCGTGCCCACCGGCAACACGAACGCACCGGCCGCGTTGATCGGCGAGCGCGGCGCCCGATTCCTCCTCGAGGACTGA
- a CDS encoding DUF202 domain-containing protein has protein sequence MMRRTASPPRLYDPGLQPERTELAWRRTALAIAIGSLLSLRVFPLVMPPAFAAWGFAPGVVGVGTACVLWVAARRRQRRATAVLTGSAAGALPGGALLLLLTVFATGFGAIAVIFVAVALPLM, from the coding sequence ATGATGCGCCGCACCGCGTCACCGCCCCGGTTGTACGATCCCGGCCTGCAGCCGGAGCGGACCGAGCTGGCGTGGCGGCGCACCGCGCTCGCGATCGCGATCGGTTCGCTGCTCTCGCTACGGGTCTTCCCCCTCGTGATGCCTCCCGCCTTCGCCGCCTGGGGCTTCGCTCCCGGGGTCGTCGGCGTCGGCACCGCCTGTGTGCTCTGGGTCGCGGCACGAAGACGACAACGCCGCGCGACCGCGGTGCTCACCGGGAGCGCCGCGGGTGCGCTTCCCGGCGGTGCCCTCCTGCTCCTGCTCACCGTGTTCGCGACGGGTTTCGGGGCGATCGCGGTGATCTTCGTCGCCGTCGCGCTGCCGCTGATGTGA
- a CDS encoding YidH family protein, which produces MRRFPSSVYSVGEEPDPRFSLANERTFLAWTRTALALIAGGVALEVLGLDLHPGFRLAASLLLMVTGTVVAPLAWWEWMRAERALRQSRPLPGALSAILLAVVVVTVGLLVLAGVLWR; this is translated from the coding sequence ATGCGACGCTTCCCCTCGTCCGTGTACTCCGTCGGAGAAGAGCCGGATCCGCGATTCTCGCTCGCCAACGAGCGGACGTTCCTGGCCTGGACCCGAACCGCGCTCGCACTGATCGCCGGCGGCGTGGCTCTCGAGGTGCTCGGTCTGGATCTGCATCCGGGCTTCCGCCTTGCGGCGTCGCTGCTGCTGATGGTCACCGGGACCGTGGTCGCACCCCTCGCCTGGTGGGAGTGGATGCGCGCGGAACGGGCGCTGCGGCAGTCGCGGCCGCTGCCCGGAGCCCTGTCCGCGATCCTCCTCGCCGTCGTGGTGGTGACGGTCGGACTGCTGGTCCTGGCCGGCGTCCTGTGGCGCTGA
- a CDS encoding amidohydrolase: protein MTDVADLIVTGSVIRTADRANPVVEAFAVRDGRILAVGARSDMEGLRGRRTRLLEVGDAAVYPGFVDVHNHHALAGRTDLFELSLAPSLTLDQVLDRVREKAADLPEDAWIVGGAVATTLLPALANTASRRRLDEASGGRPVMLMEDSRHNRWANSRALELAGITAQSIPDAGVTLLDPDDGTPSGVLLEAAGIPVQEAYDRTGGLTPQQHAAASRRGVEILNSYGVTTFQDAGVSVDILRALADLDGADELHAWVVSSLLINDEIFGFDPIGAALLDRGEEFRSRHHRPDFVKIFLDGVPPAHTAAFLDPYPTDAAHGAHFHGETTMTLDELTGWLRAVAERGLGAKVHCTGDGSARLVLDAAQRLRSEGFTTPVQIAHGQFLADSDIPRLAALNVSADISPFIWYPGVIPQALADVLGDRAEHSQPNRALLDAGALVAGGSDWPVSESPNTLEGLQGLVTRADPLGRAPGTLWPEQAITAEEALEVFTINAATAMGLGAETGSLTPGKSADFVVLARDAIAGPADEIVRTPVVSTWFAGRRVHGH from the coding sequence ATGACCGACGTCGCCGACCTCATCGTCACCGGTTCCGTGATCCGCACGGCCGACCGTGCGAACCCCGTGGTCGAGGCCTTCGCCGTGCGCGACGGCCGGATCCTCGCCGTCGGGGCGCGCTCCGACATGGAGGGGCTCCGCGGGCGCAGGACCCGACTGCTCGAGGTCGGCGACGCGGCCGTGTATCCCGGCTTCGTCGACGTGCACAACCACCACGCCCTCGCCGGGCGCACGGACCTGTTCGAGCTGTCGCTCGCTCCGTCGCTGACGCTCGACCAGGTGCTCGACCGGGTGCGGGAGAAGGCCGCCGATCTGCCGGAGGACGCCTGGATCGTCGGCGGCGCTGTCGCGACGACGTTGCTGCCGGCCCTCGCGAACACCGCTAGTCGCCGGCGTCTGGACGAGGCGAGCGGAGGGCGCCCGGTGATGCTGATGGAGGACTCGCGTCACAACCGCTGGGCGAACAGCCGAGCGCTCGAGCTCGCAGGGATCACGGCGCAGAGCATTCCCGACGCGGGTGTGACGCTGCTCGATCCCGACGACGGCACGCCCTCCGGCGTGCTGCTGGAGGCCGCGGGGATCCCTGTGCAGGAGGCGTACGACCGCACGGGTGGCCTCACGCCGCAACAGCACGCGGCGGCCTCCCGGCGCGGCGTCGAGATCCTCAACTCCTACGGCGTCACGACGTTCCAGGATGCGGGTGTCTCGGTGGACATCCTCCGCGCGCTCGCCGATCTCGACGGCGCCGACGAGCTGCATGCCTGGGTCGTGTCGTCCCTGCTGATCAACGACGAGATCTTCGGCTTCGATCCGATCGGCGCTGCTCTCCTCGACCGCGGAGAGGAGTTCCGCTCCCGGCATCATCGTCCCGACTTCGTGAAGATCTTCCTCGACGGCGTTCCGCCGGCGCACACGGCCGCATTCCTCGACCCCTATCCGACCGACGCAGCCCACGGTGCGCACTTCCACGGCGAGACGACCATGACCCTGGACGAGCTCACCGGGTGGCTGCGCGCCGTCGCTGAGCGGGGACTCGGTGCCAAGGTGCACTGCACGGGAGACGGCTCGGCCCGCCTGGTCCTCGATGCCGCGCAGCGGCTGCGGTCGGAGGGCTTCACCACGCCCGTGCAGATCGCGCACGGCCAGTTCCTCGCCGACTCCGACATCCCTCGTCTGGCGGCGCTGAACGTCTCCGCCGACATCTCCCCGTTCATCTGGTACCCGGGAGTGATCCCGCAGGCCCTCGCCGACGTGCTCGGCGATCGGGCCGAGCACTCTCAGCCCAACCGCGCGCTGCTCGACGCCGGAGCGCTGGTCGCCGGAGGCAGCGACTGGCCCGTGAGCGAGTCCCCGAACACTCTGGAGGGACTGCAGGGCCTGGTCACCAGGGCCGATCCTCTCGGCCGCGCTCCGGGAACGCTCTGGCCGGAACAGGCCATCACGGCCGAGGAGGCGTTGGAGGTCTTCACGATCAACGCGGCGACCGCGATGGGCCTCGGCGCCGAGACCGGCTCCCTCACCCCCGGGAAGTCCGCCGACTTCGTCGTGCTCGCGCGTGATGCGATCGCGGGACCCGCCGACGAGATCGTGCGCACCCCGGTCGTGTCGACGTGGTTCGCCGGCCGCCGCGTGCACGGACACTGA
- a CDS encoding molybdenum cofactor biosynthesis F family protein: MTTLNPADTSTWLPLEGLAPGFDANKAPHSTALSGTEVTVVDGRGTRIVHRFAESTVTWDYHPGAEDDTEAASDTDDYEAFEVDEQLYFVQFHHRYLPNEAVSLVLDLRQGRALAVLSEILPAPEQGRTRVQHHFAPGVIEGIEARGAEAAPTTTLIGRRVEWVYSEEHAYEHVYLSSRWYSWQCLAGPERGLADTDENSVWQIRPGIYVFAWREKVIPCASVTIADHRDVNAIRSHGVLFGLDESGEVPTHFTFGAHGRLLSTTLHAPELEPATFGGV; encoded by the coding sequence ATGACCACGCTGAACCCCGCCGACACCTCGACCTGGTTGCCGCTGGAGGGGCTCGCTCCCGGCTTCGACGCCAACAAGGCCCCCCACTCCACCGCGCTGAGCGGCACCGAGGTCACGGTCGTCGACGGGCGCGGCACCCGCATCGTGCACCGATTCGCGGAGTCCACCGTCACCTGGGACTACCACCCGGGAGCGGAGGACGACACCGAAGCCGCGTCCGACACCGACGACTACGAGGCGTTCGAGGTCGACGAGCAGCTCTACTTCGTGCAGTTCCACCACCGCTATCTGCCGAACGAGGCCGTCTCGCTCGTGCTCGACCTGCGTCAGGGACGCGCGCTGGCCGTCCTCTCCGAGATCCTGCCGGCGCCGGAGCAGGGCCGCACCCGGGTGCAGCACCACTTCGCCCCCGGCGTGATCGAGGGCATCGAAGCGCGCGGGGCCGAGGCCGCTCCCACGACCACGCTCATCGGTCGCCGCGTCGAGTGGGTCTACAGCGAGGAGCACGCCTACGAGCACGTCTACCTGTCGTCGCGGTGGTACTCGTGGCAGTGCCTCGCCGGCCCCGAGCGCGGGCTCGCCGACACGGATGAGAACAGCGTGTGGCAGATCCGCCCCGGCATCTACGTGTTCGCCTGGCGCGAGAAGGTCATCCCCTGCGCGTCGGTGACCATCGCCGACCACCGCGACGTGAACGCCATCCGCTCGCACGGGGTGCTGTTCGGCCTCGACGAGAGCGGAGAGGTGCCGACGCACTTCACGTTCGGCGCCCATGGACGTCTGCTCTCCACGACGCTGCATGCGCCGGAGCTGGAGCCTGCGACCTTCGGAGGCGTGTGA